A portion of the Rhodopseudomonas sp. BAL398 genome contains these proteins:
- the ispH gene encoding 4-hydroxy-3-methylbut-2-enyl diphosphate reductase, whose protein sequence is MLAKPPLKIVLCSPRGFCAGVVRAIDTVERALALYGAPVYVRHEIVHNRYVVDSLRAKGAVFVEELAEIPDTQAPVVFSAHGVPKSVPADAMQRNFFSLDATCPLVTKVHREAAIHFKRGREILLIGHSHHPEVVGTLGQLPPGAVELIETAADAASFVPKDPDNLAFVTQTTLSIDDTAEIVALLRERFPNISGPHKEDICYATTNRQAAVKKVAPFVDAMIVVGAPNSSNSQRLREVAEREGCKVAVLAQRAGDLDWNQFEGIQSLGITAGASAPEVIVEEIMGAFAERFELRVETVSAAEENEFFPLPRALRPDAAE, encoded by the coding sequence ATGCTGGCAAAACCGCCCCTGAAAATCGTACTTTGTTCTCCGCGTGGCTTCTGTGCCGGCGTGGTGCGGGCGATCGACACCGTCGAACGGGCGCTGGCGCTGTATGGCGCGCCGGTCTATGTCCGCCACGAAATCGTGCATAATCGCTATGTGGTCGACAGTTTGCGCGCCAAGGGCGCGGTTTTCGTCGAGGAATTGGCGGAAATCCCCGATACCCAAGCGCCGGTGGTGTTTTCCGCCCATGGGGTGCCGAAATCGGTGCCCGCGGACGCCATGCAGCGCAATTTCTTCTCGCTGGACGCCACCTGTCCGCTGGTCACCAAGGTCCACCGCGAGGCCGCAATCCATTTCAAGCGCGGCCGCGAGATCCTGCTGATCGGGCATTCGCACCATCCCGAAGTGGTCGGCACGCTCGGCCAATTGCCGCCGGGCGCGGTCGAATTGATCGAAACCGCGGCCGATGCCGCATCCTTCGTGCCGAAGGACCCCGATAACCTCGCCTTCGTGACCCAGACCACGCTGTCGATCGACGACACCGCCGAGATCGTCGCGCTGCTGCGCGAGCGGTTTCCGAACATCTCCGGGCCGCACAAGGAAGACATCTGCTACGCCACCACCAACCGCCAGGCCGCGGTCAAGAAGGTGGCGCCGTTCGTCGACGCCATGATCGTGGTCGGCGCGCCGAATTCGTCGAATTCGCAGCGGCTGCGCGAGGTCGCCGAGCGCGAGGGCTGCAAGGTCGCGGTGCTGGCGCAGCGCGCCGGCGATCTCGACTGGAATCAGTTCGAAGGCATCCAGAGCCTGGGCATCACCGCCGGGGCCTCCGCCCCCGAGGTGATCGTCGAGGAAATCATGGGCGCCTTCGCCGAGCGATTCGAATTGCGCGTGGAGACGGTGTCGGCCGCGGAAGAAAACGAGTTCTTCCCGCTGCCGCGTGCGCTGCGGCCCGACGCGGCCGAATAG
- a CDS encoding DUF1013 domain-containing protein, whose product MSNAPLMPKATAVWLVDNTALSFDQVADFTKMHPLEIRAIADGDAAQGIKGMDPISTGQLTRDEIEKGEKDPDYRLKLGESRVTLPTPTKKKGPRYTPVSRRHERPSAILWLVRNHPELKDSQVMRLVGTTKTTIASIRDRTHWNASTLTPMDPVTLGLCSQIELDFEVQRAAKEKPTDPGYGGATLLPASETTKKDAEFEDSERDPDDLNVDAVFAKLKTIGGKKPEDEDEE is encoded by the coding sequence ATGAGCAACGCCCCGCTGATGCCGAAGGCCACCGCCGTCTGGCTGGTCGACAATACCGCGTTGTCGTTCGACCAGGTCGCCGACTTCACCAAGATGCATCCGCTGGAGATCCGCGCCATCGCGGACGGCGACGCCGCCCAGGGCATCAAGGGCATGGACCCGATCTCGACCGGGCAATTGACCCGCGACGAGATCGAAAAGGGCGAAAAGGATCCGGATTACCGGCTGAAGCTCGGCGAAAGCCGGGTGACGCTGCCGACGCCGACCAAGAAGAAGGGCCCGCGCTACACCCCGGTGTCGCGCCGCCATGAGCGCCCCAGCGCGATCCTGTGGCTGGTGCGCAACCATCCCGAGCTCAAGGACAGCCAGGTGATGCGGCTGGTCGGCACCACCAAGACCACCATCGCCTCGATCCGCGACCGCACCCATTGGAACGCCTCGACGCTGACGCCGATGGACCCGGTGACGCTCGGCCTGTGCTCGCAGATCGAGCTCGATTTCGAGGTGCAGCGCGCCGCCAAGGAAAAGCCGACCGATCCGGGCTATGGCGGCGCCACGCTGCTGCCGGCCTCCGAGACCACCAAGAAAGATGCCGAATTCGAGGATTCCGAGCGCGACCCCGACGACCTCAATGTCGACGCGGTGTTCGCCAAGTTGAAGACCATCGGCGGCAAGAAGCCCGAGGACGAAGACGAGGAATAA